A window from Esox lucius isolate fEsoLuc1 chromosome 16, fEsoLuc1.pri, whole genome shotgun sequence encodes these proteins:
- the ccdc173 gene encoding coiled-coil domain-containing protein 173, whose amino-acid sequence MATASVIQYGRRRGSSKTMHAVEGKKELMQPPDLRQVTILPKTEWLRIQGCLNQSNEYNESLKKASQEREAMHLRSKEVVKFWSNTIAGQRQKKLQAKKIREELEEEERKQIDIEEAKYQEQKRKAAIEKARCQQYYQTDRVKGFHSALLLTEVLKEREAQIELKQRKEDTSKYVNMEILAIMKRKENEAIEQEQQKALQRQLDNQATAEQLKLQAKEHELDRERKRLEDKKEADELQRLKELFLQEQGMQKQQKEEEKRNIMKAHMEHLSNRDIIRTIESQKQEMEEERRKLFANAKQKMAKLRKDKEEEIYREVQMHRERVLNKLAAQQKEQKNNEEEIIAKAVAQQDARLAQQQNEKEARRMTMLNAIASHREAMRQEQEQKEREDNQKALDMLYAKKEADRIFLEKQHLKAQKMKEDGRTLQDLHVNQMAEKQTKEQQIRKQQHDFETENAELIALEEKQFQQYAKKVINTATEANRNTYPLCKASREGIGGGLGPIFGGVRPSYLVQDDTGVQLPSYVGTRSQDVKELSETCDIQQSKKRLGFTW is encoded by the exons ATGGCAACTGCGTCTGTTATCCAGTATGGTCGAAGGAGAGGGTCTAGTAAAACAA TGCATGCcgttgaggggaaaaaagaactGATGCAACCACCAGACCTGCGACAAGTGACTATTTTGCCCAAAACCGAATGGCTCCGAATTCAAGGTTGTTTGAACCAGAGTAATGAATACAACGAGAGTCTTAAAAAAGCATCCCAAGAACGAGAGGCTATGCACCTGAGATCCAAGGAGGTGGTTAAATTCTGGTCTAACACAATAGca GGGCAAAGACAAAAGAAACTGCAGGCAAAAAAGATTCGTGAGGaattggaggaagaggagaggaaacagaTTGATATAGAGGAAGCTAAATATCAGGAGCAAAAGAGAAAAGCAGCTATTGAAAAGGCCAGATGTCAACAGTACTACCAGACTGATCGTGTCAAAGGATTTcat AGTGCACTCTTGCTGACAGAAGTCCTGAAGGAAAGGGAGGCCCAGATTGAACTAAAGCAAAGGAAGGAGGACACCTCTAAATATGTGAACATGGAAATCCTGGCTATAATGAAGCGCAAAGAGAATGAGGCAATAGAGCAGGAGCAGCAGAAAGCTTTACAAAGACAGCTTGACAACCAGGCCACAGCAGAGCAATTAAAACTACA GGCAAAGGAACATGAGTTGGATAGAGAGCGGAAGAGGCTGGAAGACAAGAAAGAGGCAGATGAACTCCAGCGACTAAAGGAGCTTTTTCTGCAGGAGCAAGGTATGCAGAAGcaacagaaagaggaggagaagagaaacATCATGAAAGCTCATATG GAGCATCTCTCTAACCGGGATATCATAAGAACAATAGAGTCACAAAAacaagagatggaggaggagcgCAGGAAGCTTTTTGCAAATGCAAAACAGAAAATGGCAAAGTTAAGGAAAGACAAAGAGGAGGAGATTTACAG AGAAGTCCAGATGCACAGAGAGAGGGTCCTGAATAAACTGGCTGCACAACAGAAGGAGCAGAAGAACAATGAAGAGGAGATCATCGCCAAAGCCGTTGCTCAACAGGACGCCAGACTGGCACAGCAGCAGAATGAGAAAGAAGCCAGGAGGATGACCATGCTGAATGCCATTGCCTCCCACAGAGAAGCCATG AGACAAGAACAGgagcagaaagaaagagaagacaaCCAGAAAGCTCTTGACATGCTTTATGCCAAGAAAGAGGCTGACAGGATATTTCTAGAAAAACAACACCTGAAGGCACAGAAAATGAAAGAGGATGGAAGAACTTTACAAGACCTCCATGTTAATCAAATG GCTGAAAAACAGACAAAGGAACagcaaataagaaaacaacaacatgactTTGAGACTGAAAATGCAGAGCTTATTGCTTTGGAGGAGAAGCAGTTCCAGCAGTATGCAAAGAAGGTGATCAATACAGCAACTGAGGCCAACAGAAATACTTACCCACTCTGCAAAGCTTCTCGGGAGGGAATTGGAGGTGGCCTTGGACCTATCTTTGGAGGAGTCCGGCCAAGTTACTTAGTTCAAGATGACACTGGTGTCCAGTTACCCAGTTATGTTGGCACTAGATCTCAGGATGTCAAAGAGCTCAGTGAGACATGCGATATCCAACAATCCAAGAAAAGACTTGGATTCACATGGTAA
- the ppig gene encoding peptidyl-prolyl cis-trans isomerase G, producing MGIKVQRPRCFFDIGISNVLVGRVVVELFSDVCPKTCENFRCLCTGEKGIGKGTQKPLHYKGCLFHRIVKDFMIQGGDFSEGNGKGGESIYGGFFEDESFSLKHNKEYLLSMANRGKDTNGSQFFITTKPTPHLDGVHVVFGQVISGQEVIQTMESQKTDAGSRPYSEVKVLNCGELIPKSKAKREEKRRQKVVSSDSDSSSDSDSSDDGSSESEGDSGKESKKRKKRPKKESKKKKDKKPKKKDKGSEVGSGDEKGEDEVTSTVRPEEIPPIPENKFLMRRSPQQQKEDIGKEKEKKRERDKPRESLFNSQSVYQRRLVMTRSGRKIKGRGPRRYRTPSRSRSRDRFCRSETPPHWRQEMQRVQRAPRASGGERWIKGDKGDMNEGRNESGKAPRGRERKTSENAAETPSKNRETEKKGRSHRSKSKEKDTSKSEDKHNKHKTKKAKSRSRSKSKDKSGRSRSRERDQKHGKGDEKRGRSRSKDRNLHKEKDKAAESASQDRNRSKERADKSRDDTKGRNGEKLRTKSSSKERNSAKERNRSKSRSRDRGRRASSRDKDPGRDRERARERSKSNERQRHREREDKRRGRSKSRDRTRSPDKNRSRDSRRGRRSRSRDHSKDSSSHQRKNKDSEDAHRRRRSKSSASHSEGESKGKERNRKSPISKKKRESSPERESSHKSKDTGKNRERNQKSKSLEKEKNHSKKNKYSSSSDDSD from the exons ATGGGAATCAAGGTTCAGCGTCCTCGCTGCTTCTTTGATATTGGGATCAGTAACGTACTGG TTGGCAGAGTCGTGGTAGAATTGTTTTCTGATGTCTGTCCGAAAACATGTGAGAACTTTCGATGCCTCTGCACAG GTGAGAAGGGAATTGGAAAAGGTACACAAAAACCTCTTCATTACAAAGGATGCCTATTCCACAGAATTGTGAAGGACTTCATGATTCAGGGAGGAGACTTCAGTGAAG GCAATGGAAAAGGAGGTGAATCTATttatggaggattctttgaag ATGAAAGCTTCTCCCTCAAACATAACAAGGAGTACCTCCTGTCAATGGCAAACAGGGGCAAAGATACAAATGGATCACAGTTTTTCAT AACTACAAAGCCCACACCACACTTGGATGG TGTCCATGTGGTTTTTGGCCAAGTGATCTCTGGCCAAGAGGTCATTCAAACAATGGAGAGTCAGAAGACTGATGCGGGCAGTAGACCATATTCTGAAGTGAAAGTTCTGAACTGTGGAGAGCTCATTCCAAAATCAAAAG caaaaagagaagagaagagacgTCAAAAGGTTGTCTCCAGTGACAGTGACAGCTCAAGTGACTCTGACAGTTCTGATGACGGCTCTTCTGAATCAGAGGGTGACTCTGGTAAAGAATCAAAGAAACGGAAGAAGAGGCCCAAGAAAGAATCCAAGAAAAAGAAGGACAAGAAACCTAAGAAGAAAGATAAAGG GTCGGAAGTGGGCAGTGGTGATGAGAAAGGTGAGGATGAGGTTACCTCTACAGTGCGACCAGAAGAAATCCCTCCCATCCCAGAAAATAAGTTTCTTATGAGGAGAAGTCCACAGCAACAAAAAGAAGACATtggaaaagagaaggaaaaaaagagggagagggataaGCCTAGGGAGAG CCTGTTTAATTCTCAGTCAGTATATCAGAGGAGGCTAGTGATGACAAGATCTGGCAGGAAAATTAAAGGCAGAGGTCCTAGA CGGTATCGAACTCCGTCTCGCTCACGGTCCAGGGATCGTTTTTGCCGCAGCGAGACTCCTCCTCATTGGCGCCAGGAGATGCAGCGTGTGCAAAGGGCACCTAGAGCATCTGGTGGAGAGCGTTGGATCAAGGGTGACAA ggGTGACATGAATGAGGGCAGAAATGAGAGTGGCAAAGCTccaagaggaagagagaggaaaaccTCTGAAAACGCTGCTGAAACCCCCAGTAaaaacagagagactgagaaaaaaGGTCGCTCCCATAGATCAAAGAGCAAAGAAAAGGACACTTCCAAATCTGAAGACAAGCAcaacaaacacaagacaaagAAGGCCAAATCCCGAAGCCGTAGTAAAAGCAAAGACAAAAGTGGTAGGTCTAGAAGCCGAGAACGGGATCAGAAACATGGCAAAGGGGATGAAAAGAGGGGCCGCTCAAGAAGCAAGGACCGAAACCTTCataaagaaaaagacaaggcTGCAGAATCTGCATCTCAAGATCGTAATAGAAGTAAAGAGAGAGCTGACAAGAGCAGAGACGATACAAAAGGAAGAAATGGTGAGAAGCTTAGGACAAAGTCTTCAAGCAAGGAGAGGAACTCTGCCAAAGAAAGAAACCGATCCAAAAGCAGAAGCAGGGACAGGGGAAGACGTGCCTCCTCCCGCGACAAAGACCCAGGGCGGGACAGGGAGCGAGCTAGGGAGCGCAGTAAGAGTAACGAAAGACAGCGTcaccgagagagagaggacaagaGGAGAGGTAGATCCAAGAGCAGAGACCGGACAAGGAGTCCAGACAAGAATAGGAGCAGGGACTCTCGTAGAGGCAGGCGCTCCAGAAGTAGGGATCATAGCAAAGACAGTTCATCTcatcaaagaaaaaacaaagacagtgAAGATGCTCACAGACGAAGGAGGTCCAAGAGCAGCGCATCTCATAGTGAAGGGGAGAGCAAAGGAAAGGAGCGCAACAGAAAGAGCCCAATCTCCAAGAAGAAGCGGGAGAGTAGCCCAGAAAGGGAGTCTTCTCACAAGTCCAAAGACACAGGAAAAAACCGTGAGCGGAATCAAAAGTCAAAGAGcctggagaaagagaaaaaccacagcaagaaaaataaatacagctcAAGTTCTGATGACAGTGATTAA
- the klhl23 gene encoding kelch-like protein 23, with protein sequence MSDKRKESYIYDFCDFAHPNELLDALREFYIGGIFTDITIQCATGQVFHCHKAALSARSSYFKAMFTADMKERSNNLIKLTGIDCDVLSALLNYIYTSRVSITKTNVQSLLEAADLLQFNSVKQACEDFLIRFLDVDNCLGMHSFAELHICPELEREAQRIMLSRFEDVMQQDEFLELDYYKLSSVMASENLNVWKDEVLLDAMVKWVSHDLVKRVDHVQDLLHCIRLELDEVYFRTALDVQRKCLLGNESKVRSLIIHTLKPNCKETSMRRKKSPSMYVIGGYYWHPLCEVNIWNPVSNTWVQGKDMPDQTRESYSVSLLGANIYVTGGYKTQTIEALDTVWIYNGDCDEWTEGCPMITARYYHCSVALRGCIYAIGGYRGGAIQLETEYYDPLKKKWFPTANMIQGVGNATACVMNDTIYVTGGHYGSRGSNTYENIQAYRPDINEWNIVTITPHPEYGLCSVSLNNKLYLVGGQTTITDCYDPERDEWRQLSVMKERRMECGAVVINGCIYVTGGYSYSKGTYLHSIEKYDPDLDTWEVVGSLPSPARTHGCVCINSV encoded by the exons ATGTcagacaaaagaaaagaaagctaCATTTATGATTTTTGTGATTTCGCCCATCCAAATGAGCTGTTGGATGCCCTGAGAGAGTTCTACATAGGTGGCATATTCACAGACATTACCATACAATGTGCGACAGGACAAGTCTTTCACTGTCACAAGGCGGCTTTGTCAGCTCGCAGCTCTTATTTCAAAGCCATGTTCACAGCTGACATGAAGGAGCGGTCAAACAACCTCATCAAATTAACTGGGATTGATTGTGACGTTCTGAGTGCTTTGCTGAACTATATTTACACTTCCAGGGTGAGCATCACCAAGACAAATGTACAGAGCCTGTTGGAGGCAGCAGACCTCCTACAGTTCAACTCAGTGAAGCAGGCTTGTGAGGACTTCCTTATACGCTTCCTGGATGTGGACAACTGCCTGGGAATGCATTCTTTTGCTGAGCTGCACATCTGCCCTGAGCTGGAGCGGGAAGCACAAAGGATAATGCTCAGTAGGTTTGAGGATGTCATGCAGCAGGACGAGTTCCTAGAACTGGACTACTACAAGCTGAGTTCAGTCATGGCTTCGGAGAACCTCAACGTATGGAAGGATGAAGTTCTCTTGGATGCCATGGTCAAATGGGTCAGCCATGACCTGGTCAAACGTGTTGATCATGTTCAAGACCTACTGCATTGTATCCGTCTTGAGCTGGATGAAGTGTACTTCAGGACAGCCCTGGATGTACAGAGAAAATGCTTACTGGGCAATGAGAGTAAAGTGAGGTCACTTATTATCCACACTTTGAAGCCTAACTGCAAAGAGACTTCAATGCGAAGGAAAAAATCACCAAGCATGTATGTTATTGGAGGTTACTACTGGCATCCACTGTGTGAAGTCAATATTTGGAATCCAGTTAGCAATACATGGGTGCAAGGAAAAGATATGCCTGACCAGACAAGAGAAAGCTACAGTGTTTCTTTATTGGGGGCAAATATTTATGTGACTGGGGGTTATAAGACTCAAACCATTGAAGCCCTGGACACAGTTTGGATTTATAATGGTGATTGTGATGAGTGGACGGAGGGATGCCCCATGATAACTGCCAGATACTACCACTGTTCGGTTGCTTTACGTGGCTGTATCTACGCCATTGGAGGGTACAGAGGGGGAGCTATTCAACTTGAGACTGAATATTATGATCCcttaaaaaagaaatggttCCCTACAGCGAACATGATACAAG GTGTAGGAAATGCCACTGCTTGTGTCATGAATGATACAATCTACGTTACTGGGGGTCACTATGGATCCAGAGGAAGCAACACCTATGAAAACATTCAAGCCTACAGGCCAGACATCAATGAATGGAACATTGTCACAATAACCCCTCATCCAG AATACGGCCTATGCTCGGTTTCTCTGAACAACAAGTTGTACTTGGTGGGAGGACAAACTACAATCACAGACTGCTATGATCCAGAGAGAGATGAGTGGAGGCAGCTGTCAGTGATGAAGGAGCGAAGGATGGAGTGTGGTGCTGTAGTGATCAATGGCTGCATCTATGTGACCGGAGGATATTCCTATTCAAAGGGGACGTATCTGCACAGCATTGAGAAGTATGACCCCGATCTAGACACCTGGGAGGTTGTAGGAAGCCTCCCAAGCCCAGCAAGAACACATGGCTGTGTTTGCATCAACAGTGTGTAG
- the mettl5 gene encoding rRNA N6-adenosine-methyltransferase METTL5 isoform X2 yields MLYTIHNTFDDVEGKLVADLGCGCGVLSIGAAMLDAGLCVGFDIDDNALEIFKRNTEEFELTNIDLIQSDISSLSSDAYAKKFDTVIMNPPFGTKHNQGMDMQFLKTALTMATTAVYSLHKTSTRDHIQKKASDWGVNMKVIAELRYDLPASYKFHKKKSVDIKVDFLRFSRT; encoded by the exons ATGCTATATACCATCCACAACACATTTGATGACGTAGAGGGAAAATTGGTTGCAGATTTGGGATGTGGATGTGGAGTTCTTAGCATTGGCGCAGCAATGCTTGATGCAGG tttgtgtgttggttttgacattgatGACAACGCGCTAGAGATTTTCAAAAGGAACACAGAGGAATTTGAACTGACCAATATTGACCTTATCCAGTCTGACATAAGTTCTCTGAGTTCTGATGCATATGCCAAAAAATTTGACACTGTTATAATGAATCCTCCTTTTGGCACCAAACACAATCAAG GTATGGACATGCAATTTCTAAAGACCGCTTTAACTATGGCTACGACAGCAGTATATTCCCTTCACAAAACATCAACACGAGAC CACATACAGAAGAAAGCAAGTGACTGGGGAGTGAACATGAAAGTAATAGCAg AGCTAAGATATGACTTGCCAGCATCTTACAAGTTCCACAAAAAGAAATCG GTTGACATCAAGGTGGACTTCCTACGCTTCTCCAGAACATGA
- the phgdh gene encoding D-3-phosphoglycerate dehydrogenase produces the protein MAPISIKRILISESVDSCCMKILQENGIQVIEKPNMNKDDLIAEIKDYDGLVVRSATKVTADVINAASNLKVIGRAGTGVDNVDVDASTKKGIIVMNTPSGNTISAAELTCTLLMSLSRHVPQAVMSMKAGNWDRKKFMGAEMYGKILGIVGLGRIGKEVASRMQSFGMKTIGYDPITPPEVTASWGVEQMSLEELWPRCDYITVHTPLMPSTTGLLNDATFAKCKKGVKVVNCARGGIIDEAALLRALESGQCGGAGLDVFVEEPPKDRVLVNHPNVITCPHLGASTKEAQARCGQDIALQIVDMVKGKCLVGAVNAQVLASTFSPESHQWIRLGEAIGAVLKSCTTSKQPFNQVQITTQGDSLKASSSYMTSAVIVGLLTDGSKSRPNLVNALSLAKESGITVTRNHSEGLTESACVVEISVNGSCYRATGSVQGGVPILLELNRSVFRQPVSLTGNLLFFKAASSPLLLSSLTGFLAKAGVEMESFSAPTTCIGEPWYCVGLASLLGDLGALKPLVQEAAMLSV, from the exons ATGGCCCCAATATCCATCAAACGCATTTTAATCAGTGAAAGTGTTGATTCTTGCTGCATGAAAATCTTGCAAGAAAATGGAATCCAAGTAATTGAGAAGCCGAATATGAATAAAGATGACTTGATTGCAGAGATCAAG GACTATGATGGCCTTGTTGTTAGATCTGCGACAAAGGTGACTGCTGATGTCATCAATGCTGCTAGTAATCTTAAAGTCATTGGAAGAGCTGGGACTGGCGTTGACAACGTGGATGTGGATGCTTCCACCAAAAAGGGCATCATAGTCATGAA CACACCAAGTGGAAACACCATCAGTGCTGCAGAACTGACATGTACCCTTTTGATGAGCCTCTCGAG GCATGTGCCACAAGCAGTTATGTCCATGAAAGCTGGGAATTGGGATCGCAAAAAA TTCATGGGTGCAGAGATGTACGGCAAAATACTTGGAATAGTTGGACTTGGAAGAATTGGAAAGGAAGTTGCATCCAGAATGCAGTCTTTTGGCATGAAG ACCATCGGTTATGATCCAATCACTCCTCCTGAAGTAACTGCCTCCTGGGGAGTGGAGCAGATGTCTCTGGAGGAGCTGTGGCCCCGATGTGATTACATCACCGTCCACACTCCCCTCATGCCATCTACAACAG GTCTCCTAAATGACGCCACATTTGCTAAGTGCAAGAAAGGTGTGAAGGTGGTGAACTGTGCACGTGGAGGTATCATCGACGAGGCGGCCCTCCTCAGAGCCTTGGAGTCTGGACAGTGCGGAGGGGCAGGCCTTGATGTTTTTGTCGAG GAACCCCCAAAGGACCGTGTTCTGGTGAACCATCCCAATGTGATTACCTGTCCTCATCTGGGAGCCAGTACCAAGGAGGCCCAGGCACGCTGTGGACAGGACATAGCTCTGCAGATTGTGGACATGGTGAAGGGAAAATGCCTGGTTGGAGCA GTAAACGCCCAGGTTTTGGCAAGCACATTCTCACCTGAGTCTCACCAGTGGATCAGACTTGGAGAGGCCATAGGAGCTGTGCTGAAATCATGCACCACCTCAAAACAACCCTTCAATCAAGTACAAATCACAACTCAAG GAGACTCCTTGAAAGCTTCTTCCAGTTACATGACCTCCGCAGTAATTGTTGGATTACTTACTGATGGGTCCAAGAGTCGCCCCAACCTGGTAAATGCACTGAGTCTGGCCAAGGAATCTGGAATCACG GTGACCCGAAACCACAGTGAGGGCCTGACAGAAAGTGCATGTGTGGTGGAAATCTCTGTCAACGGCTCCTGCTACAGAGCTACTGGTTCAGTCCAGGGAGGGGTACCGATTTTGTTGGAGCTGAACCGCAGTGTTTTCCGGCAGCCTGTCTCTCTTACCGGCAACCTGCTTTTCTTCAAGGCTGCGTCTTCTCCTCTGCTCCTTTCCTCTTTGACTG GTTTCCTGGCCAAAGCGGGAGTGGAAATGGAATCATTCAGCGCCCCAACTACTTGTATTGGAGAACCATGGTATTGTGTGGGGTTGGCCTCTCTCCTCGGAGACCTTGGTGCCTTAAAACCATTAGTGCAAGAAGCGGCAATGCTCTCTGTGTAA
- the mettl5 gene encoding rRNA N6-adenosine-methyltransferase METTL5 isoform X1, whose translation MKLKELESCLQQVDTFEEPKILLEQYPTSPHIAACMLYTIHNTFDDVEGKLVADLGCGCGVLSIGAAMLDAGLCVGFDIDDNALEIFKRNTEEFELTNIDLIQSDISSLSSDAYAKKFDTVIMNPPFGTKHNQGMDMQFLKTALTMATTAVYSLHKTSTRDHIQKKASDWGVNMKVIAELRYDLPASYKFHKKKSVDIKVDFLRFSRT comes from the exons ATGAAACTAAAAGAGCTGGAAAGTTGCCTTCAACAGGTGGATACTTTTGAAGAACCCAAGATCCTTCTTGAACAATATCCAACTAGCCCTCACATTGCAG CATGTATGCTATATACCATCCACAACACATTTGATGACGTAGAGGGAAAATTGGTTGCAGATTTGGGATGTGGATGTGGAGTTCTTAGCATTGGCGCAGCAATGCTTGATGCAGG tttgtgtgttggttttgacattgatGACAACGCGCTAGAGATTTTCAAAAGGAACACAGAGGAATTTGAACTGACCAATATTGACCTTATCCAGTCTGACATAAGTTCTCTGAGTTCTGATGCATATGCCAAAAAATTTGACACTGTTATAATGAATCCTCCTTTTGGCACCAAACACAATCAAG GTATGGACATGCAATTTCTAAAGACCGCTTTAACTATGGCTACGACAGCAGTATATTCCCTTCACAAAACATCAACACGAGAC CACATACAGAAGAAAGCAAGTGACTGGGGAGTGAACATGAAAGTAATAGCAg AGCTAAGATATGACTTGCCAGCATCTTACAAGTTCCACAAAAAGAAATCG GTTGACATCAAGGTGGACTTCCTACGCTTCTCCAGAACATGA
- the ssb gene encoding lupus La protein has translation MAENQEMSELEAKVARQIEYYFGDHNLPRDKFLKEQLQLDDGWVTLETMLKFNRLKCLTTDQNVIVESLKKSKTGLLEVSEDKTKVRRIPCKPLPELNDEYKDALKHKSVYIKGFPLETTLDEIEAWLKGKGPIENIQMRRNLQKNFKGSVFLVLDNEEAAKQFIERPDTKSFKENEMIVLLREDYHAKKAEERKQFKAEAKAKAKHDKEEKQKQAEDEEMKSLDEQTGCLLKFSGNLDNVSREDFHEVFSGHGQIKWIDFTRGAKEGTILFRVSAKEALDKAKEANGGNLKIKDKDITWEVVEGDAERETLKKIIEDQQESFNKRRGSRGGRKSGGRGRGGRRDRGGRDGKSHYQGKKIKFDDSGDEGEAPPCPKKRALEEAGEGGDKPAKVLKTENGS, from the exons ATGGCAGAAAACCAAGAGATGTCTGAACTTGAGGCAAAGGTGGCACGACAAATTGAG TACTATTTTGGTGATCATAACCTTCCAAGAGACAAATTTCTCAAAGAACAGTTGCAACTCGATGATGGATGGGTAACCCTGGAAACCATGCTTAAGTTTAACAG ACTGAAATGCTTGACAACCgaccaaaatgtaattgttgagTCTCTAAAGAAATCCAAAACTGGGCTTTTAGAAGTCAGTGAGGACAAGACAAAAGTCAGAAGAATTCCATGCAAGCCCTTACCAGAACTGAATGACGAGTACAAAGATGCCCTCAAACACAAATCTGTGTACATT AAAGGTTTTCCATTGGAAACAACACTTGATGAAATTGAGGCTTGGCTTAAAGGGAAAGGTCCAATAGAAAACATTCAGATGAGAAGAAACCTGCAGAAGAATTTCAAg GGTTCAGTGTTCTTGGTTCTTGACAATGAAGAAGCAGCAAAGCAGTTCATTGAACGTCCTGACACCAAAtcatttaaagaaaatgaaatgattGTACTGTTAAG AGAGgactaccatgcaaagaaagcAGAGGAAAGGAAACAGTTCAAAGCGGAGGCAAAAGCTAAAGCAAAACA CGAcaaggaagaaaaacaaaaacaagcggAAGATGAGGAAATG AAATCTCTGGATGAGCAAACTGGATGCTTACTGAAGTTTTCCGGCAATCTTGACAATGTGTCAAGAGAGGACTTTCACGAAGTGTTCTCTGGTCATGGTCAAATCAAATGGATTGATTTCACCAGGGGTGCCAAAGAG ggTACCATCCTCTTCAGAGTGAGTGCCAAGGAAGCTCTTGATAAGGCTAAAGAAGCAAATGGAGGCAACTTAAAAattaaagacaaagacattacATGGGAGGTGGTGGAGGGAGATGCGGAGAGAGAAACTCTGAAAAAGATCATTGAAGACCAACAGGAATCCTTTAATAAACGTAGAGGAAGCAGAG GTGGTCGAAAATCTggtggaagagggagaggaggaagaagggacAGAGGTGGGCGTGATGGCAAATCACATTACCAAGGGAAAAAGATCAAATTTGATGATAGTGGTGATGAAGGTGAAG CACCCCCTTGCCCAAAGAAGCGAGCATTGGAAGAAGCGGGCGAAGGTGGCGACAAACCAGCAAAAGTTCTAAAAACTGAGAATGGCTCCTAA